The Pseudoalteromonas nigrifaciens genome segment GTTAGTATTTGTTTTGGTAACGTTCGTTAATTACGACACGGCTTTGACAAGGAACTTCAAAAAAATCATGAACATTATTTTTAAATAATAATTCCAAGCTGTAATAAGAGTTACACTCAAACGAAACACCAGAAGCTGGAAGCACTGTAAATATTTCACCATAAATATCAACTTTAACAGTATCAATAGATAGATTTTGAATTGAGAGATAGTTAGAGTCAGTATGATAAACATCTACATTTTTAATTGGAGATGGTAGATCTCCAGCATTTGCAAGTGCTGAAAACAAAAGCCCTGCAGCTAAGGGGAACTTATAAAGTTTCATAGTCGTCCTTTATGACATTATGGATAATATACTACTAAATCGACATTAGGATGAATGTTGATATTAGAGGCTGTATTGATGTATGGACAGCATATGATAGGAGTATTGATAAGTTACTGCTTTAGCCATCCATAGCATAACAATATCTGTATTATAAATGCAATATAATAAATATCAATAACTAATTGTTTTTATAGATAAAAACTGAACTTAGAAGAAGTTAATTCAGAGTGCTTTTAAACAAATAAAATCATCTGTAATTAGTGCTAATAAATTAGATTAGGGATAGAGAAAATAAAGGGAAACTAAAATGAATTAGCAGATCATTTTTTACTGCGCATTACGCGAGGAGAACAGCCAAACCAGCGTTTAACACTGGTGCTTAATGTGGCTTGCTCTTGATAACCCAATAATTCTGATATGGTTGATATAGTAAGTTGCCCTTGTGTTAGGTAGTGCTGTGCAAGTGCACGGCGCGTGGTATCTTTGAGTTTTACAAAGCTGGTATTATGCTTAGCTAGTTTGCGATGCAAAGTACGTGGATGCATATTAAGCGCCGCAGCAATCGTGTGATTAGAGCACTGATAAATAGGCAGCATGGGGCGCATTAACGCGCTTACTTGAATGGGTAATGGGCTGTTGTATTGACTATTTTTAGCTAAAAAGTTTCGTGCAGCCTCTACGTTTGTCAGCTCCCCTTGTTCAAGTGCTATGCTTAAGTCTTGTTTCGCAATCACAATACCCGCGCTGTTACGGTGCTCTATTACTTTACAGTCAAAATAGCTGTTATAAGCATACTTACTGGTGGTGAGCTTTTGTGGTAAAAAAACCGTGATAGGTTTGCATTGGTTATTACTAAGCTTTTTAATCGCTCCCATTGCTAAGCCAATCGTTAGTTCGGTAGCTTGGTTAATGTTAGGTAGCGGGTTGAGGTTAATTTCGAACGATAAAAATAAGCTTTTATCGTCCTCTAATGGATGAGCCGTAAGCCGAAGAGCAGGGCTGTGCAAATGTAAGTATTTAACCACCCAATCGAGTGCATCACTTAAATAGGTACCGCTTTTAGCGGCAATAGAAATATAACCCAAAATATCAAAACTTTGTCGGCTGGCGAGCTTTAAGCCAAAGCTGGGGCAATTAAATTGTTGTGCGCAGTATTCTAATAATGCTGCATAGCAACGATAGCTTACATATTGGTTTTCGAGCTGAGTAAAATCAACGTTAATATTACACGCTTGCATAATGGCAGTTACATTTGCGCCAAATTCTAAAATTAGCGTATCAATACCTTGTAAAGACGTGGCTCTTATTAAGCTGCTCATAGTTAACCTTTGCTGTTGAGTGTCTAAAAATATCAAGTTTTTATGTTTTTATCTATGCAATATTATGGTTATGGGCAATTTGTGAAAATTATAAAAGGCATGCTATGAATACAACATTTGACTACATTGTAGTAGGCGCGGGCAGTGCAGGGTGTGTTATTGCCTCGCGGCTATCAGAAAATGCCAATGTAAGTGTGTGCTTAATTGAAGCAGGCTCTAGCGATAATACTGCTTTTGTACAAATGCCTGCAGGGGTTGCTGCAAGTGTGCCTTATGGTATTAATAGCTGGCATTACAATACAGTAGCGCAAAAAGAGCTGAATAATCGCTGTGGTTTTATGCCACGAGGTAAGGTATTGGGTGGCTCAAGCTCTATTAATGCCATGGTGTATATTAGAGGCAATAAATACGATTACGATCAGTGGGCGGCCAATGGCAATAGTGGCTGGGATTATGACAGTTTATTACCCTACTTTATAAAAGCCGAAAACAATAAAACATTTACCAATAGTGAGTTA includes the following:
- a CDS encoding AraC family transcriptional regulator, encoding MSSLIRATSLQGIDTLILEFGANVTAIMQACNINVDFTQLENQYVSYRCYAALLEYCAQQFNCPSFGLKLASRQSFDILGYISIAAKSGTYLSDALDWVVKYLHLHSPALRLTAHPLEDDKSLFLSFEINLNPLPNINQATELTIGLAMGAIKKLSNNQCKPITVFLPQKLTTSKYAYNSYFDCKVIEHRNSAGIVIAKQDLSIALEQGELTNVEAARNFLAKNSQYNSPLPIQVSALMRPMLPIYQCSNHTIAAALNMHPRTLHRKLAKHNTSFVKLKDTTRRALAQHYLTQGQLTISTISELLGYQEQATLSTSVKRWFGCSPRVMRSKK